The Zingiber officinale cultivar Zhangliang chromosome 10A, Zo_v1.1, whole genome shotgun sequence genome contains a region encoding:
- the LOC122026958 gene encoding uncharacterized protein LOC122026958 isoform X1: MPFLHSHFTHQPPFFLIRINLFYIYYIKIDKRGSMGAVEVWRMQYADFSIRPGPFCEPIIIDIADTLKFLPPGPPMSAASLLPIARRRISASSTLRRGTPLCSVLRGGSYTISSFTAPFGRGRSSIHWAWALDQKILRRHTLRQPKLMLPSWMGFSIASTNMLNGKKRRSNHSNGLTLL, from the exons ATGCCTTTTCTCCATTCTCATTTTACTCATCAACCTCCGTTTTTTCTTATAAGAATTAaccttttttatatttattatattaaaattgacAAGCGTGGGAGTATGGGTGCAGTTGAGGTTTGGCGGATGCAATATGCAGACTTTTCCATACGGCCCGGCCCATTTTGTGAGCCCATAATAATAGACATCGCGGACACCCTCAAGTTCCTCCCTCCAGGTCCTCCGATGTCCGCCGCCTCGCTGTTGCCTATCGCGCGACGACGAATCTCAGCTTCCTCTACCCTCCGCCGCGGCACGCCGCTCTGCTCAGTCCTCAGGGGAGGTTCTTATACGATCTCTTCCTTTACCGCCCCTTTCGGGCGAGGGAGAAGCTCAATCCATTGGGCTTGGGCCCTGGATCAGAAGATTCTGAGGAGACATACACTTCGCCAGCCGAAGCTGATGCTGCCGTCGTGGATGGGTTTCTCGATCGCTTCAACAA ATATGCTAAACGGGAAAAAAAGAAGAAGCAATCATTCAAATGGCCTAACATTATTATAA
- the LOC122026958 gene encoding uncharacterized protein LOC122026958 isoform X2: MPFLHSHFTHQPPFFLIRINLFYIYYIKIDKRGSMGAVEVWRMQYADFSIRPGPFCEPIIIDIADTLKFLPPGPPMSAASLLPIARRRISASSTLRRGTPLCSVLRGGSYTISSFTAPFGRGRSSIHWAWALDQKILRRHTLRQPKLMLPSWMGFSIASTIVEANKSQWV, from the exons ATGCCTTTTCTCCATTCTCATTTTACTCATCAACCTCCGTTTTTTCTTATAAGAATTAaccttttttatatttattatattaaaattgacAAGCGTGGGAGTATGGGTGCAGTTGAGGTTTGGCGGATGCAATATGCAGACTTTTCCATACGGCCCGGCCCATTTTGTGAGCCCATAATAATAGACATCGCGGACACCCTCAAGTTCCTCCCTCCAGGTCCTCCGATGTCCGCCGCCTCGCTGTTGCCTATCGCGCGACGACGAATCTCAGCTTCCTCTACCCTCCGCCGCGGCACGCCGCTCTGCTCAGTCCTCAGGGGAGGTTCTTATACGATCTCTTCCTTTACCGCCCCTTTCGGGCGAGGGAGAAGCTCAATCCATTGGGCTTGGGCCCTGGATCAGAAGATTCTGAGGAGACATACACTTCGCCAGCCGAAGCTGATGCTGCCGTCGTGGATGGGTTTCTCGATCGCTTCAACAA TTGTGGAAGCCAACAAATCCCAGTGGGTCTGA
- the LOC122026958 gene encoding uncharacterized protein LOC122026958 isoform X3, which translates to MGAVEVWRMQYADFSIRPGPFCEPIIIDIADTLKFLPPGPPMSAASLLPIARRRISASSTLRRGTPLCSVLRGGSYTISSFTAPFGRGRSSIHWAWALDQKILRRHTLRQPKLMLPSWMGFSIASTN; encoded by the exons ATGGGTGCAGTTGAGGTTTGGCGGATGCAATATGCAGACTTTTCCATACGGCCCGGCCCATTTTGTGAGCCCATAATAATAGACATCGCGGACACCCTCAAGTTCCTCCCTCCAGGTCCTCCGATGTCCGCCGCCTCGCTGTTGCCTATCGCGCGACGACGAATCTCAGCTTCCTCTACCCTCCGCCGCGGCACGCCGCTCTGCTCAGTCCTCAGGGGAGGTTCTTATACGATCTCTTCCTTTACCGCCCCTTTCGGGCGAGGGAGAAGCTCAATCCATTGGGCTTGGGCCCTGGATCAGAAGATTCTGAGGAGACATACACTTCGCCAGCCGAAGCTGATGCTGCCGTCGTGGATGGGTTTCTCGATCGCTTCAACAA ATTAG
- the LOC122026957 gene encoding GATA transcription factor 4-like — MEDGVGDLFDHIEDLLDFPADDEVVGMVEPCGDWSGPLMIPPLPESLVNELLGGHGGGKDSLEGFIDQNQKSVDEKNSTEEDKQSPCDELDIVQLEWMSKFLEDSDSFSLGLPSGSDAIDKSTVDSGDSHGPKVDELCFFRTSSPVSVLEAISNAAGGEGSSNSSSSFSSSTSESYFIKSTKEARAPPLSPRPPEQPAAPFVPARARSKRARPTAFSPRPHAIPCILVPVPVQVSPCAATSDPESLGESFPAPPLMKKKQKKKIPASNSDRTDSPPPVRKCTHCEIQKTPQWRAGPLGPKTLCNACGVRYKSGRLFPEYRPAASPTFVPSIHSNSHKKVIEMRITATHKAASAGTTVRSSDSCDLLAYIRQRE; from the exons ATGGAGGATGGCGTGGGCGACCTGTTCGACCACATCGAGGATTTGCTCGACTTCCCCGCCGACGACGAAGTGGTCGGGATGGTGGAACCCTGCGGCGACTGGAGCGGCCCGCTTATGATCCCTCCGCTTCCGGAGTCCCTCGTAAACGAGCTTTTAGGCGGCCACGGCGGCGGCAAGGATTCGCTTGAAGGTTTCATTGACCAAAACCAGAAGTCTGTGGACGAAAAAAATAGCACGGAGGAAGACAAGCAGAGCCCA TGCGACGAGCTTGACATTGTACAACTGGAATGGATGTCCAAATTCCTCGAAGACTCTGACTCCTTCTCGCTCGGCCTCCCGAGCGGCAGCGATGCCATCGACAAAAGCACCGTCGACAGCGGCGACAGCCACGGACCCAAAGTCGATGAGCTATGTTTCTTTCGTACCTCGAGTCCTGTCTCCGTGCTCGAGGCGATCAGTAACGCCGCCGGAGGTGAAGGCAGCAGCAACTCCTCGTCATCTTTCTCTTCCTCGACCTCGGAATCGTATTTTATCAAAAGTACTAAGGAAGCGAGAGCGCCACCACTTTCACCGAGGCCACCGGAGCAGCCCGCTGCTCCATTCGTCCCCGCCCGCGCGCGCAGCAAACGGGCTCGTCCTACCGCCTTCTCGCCTCGCCCCCACGCCATCCCCTGCATTCTGGTACCTGTCCCTGTTCAGGTTTCTCCCTGCGCTGCTACTTCAGATCCAGAGAGTTTAGGCGAGTCGTTCCCCGCTCCACCACTTATgaaaaagaagcaaaagaagaagaTCCCGGCCTCCAACAGCGACAGGACGGACTCCCCGCCGCCGGTGCGAAAATGCACGCACTGCGAAATCCAGAAGACACCGCAGTGGCGGGCCGGGCCGTTGGGGCCTAAGACGCTATGCAACGCCTGCGGCGTCCGGTACAAGTCCGGGCGTCTCTTCCCAGAGTACCGCCCCGCCGCCAGCCCCACCTTCGTCCCCTCCATCCACTCCAACTCGCATAAGAAGGTGATCGAGATGCGCATTACGGCCACCCATAAAGCTGCCAGCGCCGGCACCACCGTCCGCTCCTCCGACAGCTGCGATCTCCTTGCGTACATTCGCCAGAGGGAGTGA